A stretch of Cicer arietinum cultivar CDC Frontier isolate Library 1 chromosome 5, Cicar.CDCFrontier_v2.0, whole genome shotgun sequence DNA encodes these proteins:
- the LOC101488878 gene encoding oleosin Ara h 15.0101-like, with amino-acid sequence MVDQPRTTGSYTYGGSYDPNINQPSRQTVKFLTAATIGVSLLFLSGLILVGTVIGLIIATPLLVLFSPILVPAAIILSLIAGGFLFSGGCGVAAIAALSWIYNYVSGNRPAGSDTLDYAKGMITDKARDVKERAKEYGNYAQGRVQEATQGSY; translated from the coding sequence ATGGTTGATCAACCAAGAACAACAGGATCCTACACATATGGAGGATCCTATGATCCCAACATCAACCAACCTTCACGCCAAACTGTGAAATTCTTGACAGCTGCTACCATTGGTGTCTCACTTTTGTTCTTGTCTGGACTAATCCTTGTTGGAACTGTCATAGGCTTAATCATTGCAACCCCTCTTCTTGTTCTCTTCAGTCCTATCTTAGTTCCAGCTGCTATAATCCTATCTCTCATTGCTGGTGGATTTTTGTTCTCTGGTGGTTGTGGTGTGGCTGCTATAGCTGCATTGTCATGGATATACAACTATGTCTCTGGTAATCGTCCTGCTGGTTCGGATACTCTTGATTATGCTAAAGGGATGATTACTGATAAGGCTAGAGATGTGAAGGAAAGGGCTAAGGAATATGGAAATTATGCTCAGGGTAGAGTACAAGAGGCTACACAAGGGTCTTATTAA
- the LOC101488531 gene encoding AIG2-like protein D → MSVVANSVITQNQNKNHNVFVYGSLLADEVVRALLNRVPPSAPATLPDFHRFKIKGRVYPAILPVQSKNVTGRVLLGISGLELHILDEFEDVEYIRTDVQVSFLEPNSQNLPVQAYVWSNPNDPDLYSHWDFEEWKNVHMNDFVKMTDGFVKQLELPESKPRVQTYESFYKQENDKPLDP, encoded by the exons ATGAGCGTGGTGGCGAATAGTGTGATTACTCAGAATCAGAATAAGAATCATAACGTGTTTGTGTATGGTAGCCTCCTTGCGGATGAGGTTGTCCGTGCCCTCTTGAATCGCGTCCCTCCATCCGCACCTGCTACCCTCCCCGATTT CCATAGATTTAAGATCAAAGGTCGCGTTTATCCTGCTATCCTCCCCGTCCAGTCTAAAAATGTCACCGGCAGG GTCCTTCTTGGCATCTCAGGATTGGAACTCCATATTTTAGATGAATTTGAAGATGTTGAATATATTAGAACTGACGTTCAGGTTTCCTTTTTGGAGCCCAATTCTCAAAACTTGCCGGTTCAAGCTTATGTTTGGAGCAATCCAAATGATCCTGATTTGTATTCCCACTGGGATTTTGAG GAATGGAAAAATGTTCACATGAATGATTTCGTCAAGATGACTGATGGCTTCGTGAAACAGTTGGAATTGCCAGAATCAAAGCCAAGAGTTCAGACTTATGAATCCTTCTACAAGCAAGAAAACGATAAGCCACTTGACCCTTGA
- the LOC101515773 gene encoding proteasome subunit beta type-6, which translates to MDQNFDFNAPHSMGTTIIGVTYNGGVVLGADSRTSTGVYVANRASDKITQLTDNVYVCRSGSAADSQVVSDYVRYFLHQHTIQLGQPATVKVAANLVRLLAYNNKNFLQTGLIVGGWDKYEGGQIYGVPLGGTIVQQPFAIGGSGSSYLYGFFDQAWKDGMTKDEAEELVKKAVSLAIARDGASGGVVRTVIINSEGVTRNFYPGDQLPIWHDELESHNSLLDILGAPEPMNI; encoded by the exons ATGGATCAAAACTTCGATTTCAACGCTCCCCATTCCATGGGAACCACTATCATCGGCGTTACCTACAACGGCGGCGTCGTTCTTGGAGCCGACTCCCGAACCAGCACTG GAGTATATGTTGCCAATCGTGCATCCGACAAAATCACACAGCTCACTGATAATGTCTACGTTTGTCGCTCTGGATCG GCTGCAGATTCTCAGGTTGTCTCTGACTATGTGCGCTACTTTCTCCATCAACACAC GATTCAGCTCGGACAACCTGCGACAGTCAAGGTTGCTGCAAACCTTGTTCGGCTTCTCGCATATAACAACAAG AATTTCTTACAAACTGGGTTAATTGTTGGTGGTTGGGACAAGTATGAAGGTGGTCAGATTTATGGAGTTCCTCTAGGTGGAACAATTGTACAACAACCTTTTGCTATTGGAG GATCTGGGTCCAGTTACTTATATGGATTTTTTGACCAAGCTTGGAAAGATGGAATGACCAAGGACGAAGCTGAG GAACTAGTCAAAAAGGCAGTTTCACTTGCCATTGCTCGTGACGGTGCTAGTGGAGGAGTTGTCCGAACAGTCATA ATAAACTCAGAGGGAGTGACCAGGAATTTCTACCCTGGAGATCAACTGCCGATATGGCACGACGAACTGGAGTCTCATAACTCATTGCTAGACATTCTTGGTGCCCCAGAGCCAATGAACATATGA
- the LOC101515441 gene encoding uncharacterized protein, which yields MDGGFRFRTISIAFFHSHLKTTHLFPFILLLHLRPPSHSTTTNTDYETDNRHSQLLKPGLYLVGTPIGNLEDITFRALRVLNSADIILSEDTRHSGKLLHYYNIKTPLMSYHKFNEAQREQLVLRRLKQGEIVALISDAGTPGISDPGMELAKLCVSENVPVVPIPGPCALVSALSASGLSTDEFTFVGFLPKHSGSRSKRLTASAQQTATQIFYVPPHKLSQFLEEGSSIFGDTRRCVIAREMTKFHEEFWRGTLGEANKVFSIRQPKGELTILIEGQANSKVEPPSDIQLESELRELIENGESLSTAVKLVIGKTSVSRKTIYSLALRKFGKQLEVEGDSS from the exons ATGGATGGCGGTTTCCGCTTCCGCACCATTTCCATTGCATTTTTTCACTCCCATCTCAAAACAACTCACCTTTTCCCCTTTATCCTTCTGCTCCACCTCCGACCTCCATCTCACTCAACAACCACAAATACCG ATTATGAAACGGATAATCGTCATTCGCAGCTTTTGAAGCCCGGTCTTTATCTCGTAGGAACACCAATTGGAAATCTTGAAGACATCACCTTCAG AGCTCTTCGTGTGCTAAACTCCGCAGATATCATACTGTCAGAAGACACAAGGCACTCTGGGAAATTGCTTCATTACTACAATATCAAAACACCCCTG ATGAGTTATCACAAGTTCAATGAAGCACAAAGGGAACAGCTTGTGCTCAGGAGGTTGAAACAAGGTGAGATTGTGGCACTTATAAGTGACGCTGGAACGCCGGGTATCAGTGATCCTGGTATGGAGTTG GCCAAATTATGTGTTAGTGAAAATGTTCCCGTTGTTCCAATCCCAGGGCCCTGTGCTTTGGTATCAGCTCTTTCTGCCTCGGGGTTATCCACTGATGAATTTACATTT GTTGGTTTTCTTCCAAAACATTCGGGATCAAGAAGTAAAAGGCTCACGGCATCGGCACAGCAAACAGcaacacaaatattttatgttcCTCCTCACAAGCTTTCTCAATTTCTTGAAGAGGGTTCGTCAATTTTTGGTGATACAAG GAGATGTGTTATTGCTCGAGAAATGACCAAGTTTCATGAAGAG TTTTGGCGTGGTACTCTTGGTGAAGCCAACAAAGTATTTTCTATTCGTCAACCAAAGGGAGAACTTACCATATTGATTGAAGGGCAAGCAAATTCTAAAGTTGAGCCTCCGTCAGACATCCAACTTGAGAGTGAACTAAGAGAATTAATTGAAAATGGCGAGAGTCTTTCCACG GCTGTCAAATTGGTTATTGGAAAAACGTCAGTGAGTAGAAAAACTATTTACTCGCTTGCGTTAAGAAAGTTTGGGAAGCAACTTGAAGTGGAAGGCGATTCAAGTTAG